Genomic window (Cucumis sativus cultivar 9930 chromosome 2, Cucumber_9930_V3, whole genome shotgun sequence):
taacaaaaataagcttatatattaaaaccaGTAGTTAATTCAGTAACAATTAAACATTGATAGTATATATAGTTACATTTTGAGGATTGCTAAGTTTTCACAAATCTCATGTACAAAAAGAGTCTGTCGTTCCCGAAACCAAAGTTTGTCATTCTAAATTTTCACAAATCTcctacaagaaaaaaaaagagttttataCTCTAACCCAAAATAAGTGAGATGCTCCACCAAAATATGTGATCATCTCAAAATCTTCTTGCAATCTTCAAAAACCGATGTTTGAGAATTCACATGTATAACCtgaaatagaaaatacaataCAAAGTGACAAAGTAACCAAAAAAACGACCAAGTAGCAATAAAAAGCGACAAAGTAGCCACAAGTGGCATAAAACACATTCATCAGACTCCTACAAATACACGAGAAACAAATTCCTTTTTAGTGCACAAATTTAACTTCAAGGTAGTGTAAAAAGACCATTAGACGAGAAGATGTACGTCAGAATAAAAAGTATCCGAACAACTAAAAATTCTTCTAGTGACTAAAGAggatttattgaaattataataactaaattcaGATAATACGCGCACGCGcgcgtatatatatatatacaaatttcaaaatacaaaaccacaaataattaatattttaatttttttataaaaataatttatcttatcctaaaattaattgattgtaAATCATTTATGGAGAGTTTCTAATTAACACAAACAAATGATATATGCAagccaaaataaatttggtatATTATGAAAGTTTATAGTGTGAAAGAAAGAAGGTCAAATAGATTCTTCCAACCATTTACATCATAATTAACCAACCTTCCAACCCATTCCTAtctttacaatatatttttatagatCCAAAAcccttaatttatttttttttataaagttcatttttatcaaaatttctataaacccattaattaaaaaaaaaaaaaagaacaaagtatgttaattcaatttctaaattaaatggCATGTGAGAGCCACATAAACTTTGGTAATATATTTAGCTtagattataattttgaaattttatatgaatttatttagtaaccaaaaattgatatgaaaagttttgaaatatatttttgtaaattgaataaaagtaATATCCAATCgcaatcattttaaatgaagtatgtaaaaaataaatagacaaaTGATATTATTTAAGAGTAAAGTAGATATTTTGAAGCACTcaattaaagaattaaaagacTAAAGTGGCATgaattgtactttttttttttgttcatattttaaaatgtataggTAAGAAAGAAGTTAATTAAAGTGTGTTGTATATTAgtatttaatttccaaaaaatcACTTTGCAAAGATTAATATGAACATTATTGTcaacttgaaatttaaattaaataaaggaTTAATTATCGATATTTTGGGTCGTTTGTTAATTATGTTAAAGTGTTAATCAATTATAATCCTCaaatgaaactaaataaaactaatCACTATATTATTGAAcataataaagttattaatgagttatttttaaactttgatatattgtgaattttttttttaacctaatgtcatttttcttcctaaGTTTTTGTGATGAATTTTGTATAGGAATTAAAAGATAGTAAAAtggattatatatttttaaaataaaacaaaattttaaaattcatctaAGTGTCAATATCTATCAACAACACCATTaaccaatatttattattgatatatttttaaattttattatatttgttattattttcaatcGATCTATCATTTAcatcatttaatatatatatatatatagatgtatgtttatatttatttattatatttcagGTGGAATTTGATgagattaaaagtttgaaactttaatggtataatataataaataattttatgggtcaaaattgaattttattttgataatttatagGGTTAGGTCACAtcaaatgtaattatttttaaaaatgaagttatCAAATAACTTGTCGTTTTAAAATTGGcttgttaaattataaattgaatgtttcttttttccaatttaaataatttggcAACAATTccaatatatattgaaaagaatCCACAAAAAAATGCATGGAACATGCatagaataattataattaaattaacttttaaattataaatattgaaaaccctcttcttcttcttcttcttcttttcaaagtaaaatataatcatgaaaagaaaaaactcaacTATCATCTTAAACATGAAAAGTGACAAAGAGAACCCATCAATTTAAgttgatatataattgatcCAACCTTAAtgtaatctttttcttttaaggattcaacttattttctttttccaaagtttgaataattttaagtttagatCGAATTagttaccaaatatatatgaccattacaaatatattaatactAGCGATGTTCATTAGTAAAAATCAACCAATTGAATGAATTTAGTGCTAAACTAtcatccaacaaaaataaagaaaagaaggttattatttttaattatgaaaactactcaagaatatttttgtttataacaaaatgttattatattgttctattattagtgatatttttctatatttataaatatgttagactcatttttctatatccaaatcaataaaaaataatgttttttaaatatatagtaaaataaactaaaatatttataaaatatagcaaattataattaccaCGATACACTATTATTTGTAtcttacaataatttattggatagaatttgatatgtttattgtatttgtaaatatttttggaagttacgttttaaaataaatataaaagagaaatccTTTTTCAAGGTTGAaataaaggataaaaaaataattacatggTAGAATTTTGAGGCAAAGGATAAAGTTATTGGCTCACACGTGTTATATGACAATAACAACTTAGGTCACACGTGTACAATAAAAAATAGCTCAAGAGGCAAAggtatttagattttgaacaactttgaaatgagaaaattccaaatagaaaagaaaaagaaatagaaacaaatttatttttgctacctattaattattatacacTAAACAATAACTAACCTTAggcaattatatttattaacataaataaatttgtcatttcctttattttcttttccaatacAAGAAAATGTGAGAATGGtagaatttattattatttagttaattttgataattttagatatttaatatgATTGAACATCTTAGACGGATCCAATATGCTAATTAAGATTGAGCATAttgacaatttaatttatcaaaaacaaagataataataaaaatttaatttaaaataattatttacttaCAAATAATGCATTATTTGTTCTTAAAGtttagatattaattaaataaaacacacACATTCAAAGAGTGGTTGCATcctaaaatcttaaaaaatcaaataactaagtcattaaacttttacttatatattcttaatgtactattcttaataattttcgatattaaagaaaacaatagacccaattaaaaaaatcaatttttactaAAGACTTGAATtgattaagttaattaaaataataagaaaactaaGATATATTTACGAGGGTGAATCGATTGAAACTAGTTTAGTTCAAATCgattttgtttgatatatgtatatattaattatattaagaaTCGAAATTTACGGTTTGGTTTCATTTGACTACGAAAATCTAAACTTAACCTATCAAGGATGTGTTTAACAAGTCggtgaaatgaaaattaaattaaacacgCAACCGTAGATTCGTAATACAACCACACCCACATACATATATCCCAtacaaaaaaccaaagaaaaccctaattaataatgaacataatattatgaaataacatacacaattattattattattattattctttttgaaaaaagaaaaagaaaagtgtggGACCTAGAAATGGGCATAAATAATGTAGAACCTCTAAGGATGTTGTCATAGTGtgtaaagaaagaagaaacccaCCAATATCCTttcaccaaaaaaaagaagaaaaactccCCCCCTTTGGCTTAGCCATGGAATTTGAACAACAACAAGAAGCACTTCTGTTGGAAAAAGTCTGTGCCCTTTACAACCAAATCTCAAGCCTTTCTAGCCTTAAGCCTTGTAAAAATGTCGACACTCTTTTCACTCAACTCGTCCTCACGTGCTCACAGCACCCACCTCCTCCTATTGGCTTTGATATTGCTTCTTTGTCTCAGCCACTTCGAGCCATGAGGGCTCATCTCATTCAACTTTGTGCTCAAGCTGAGGCTCTTCTTGAACTTCATTTCTCTTCCCTTTTggcttcttcttttcatcatcCTATTTCTAATTTGTCTATCTTCCCTTACTACTCTAATTACTTGAAGCTTTCCCTTCTTGAGTTTGATATTCTTCGATCTCATTCTCGTCGTATCCCCGATAAAGTTGCCTTTGTTGGCTCCGGTCCCCTCCCGCTCTCCTCCATTGTCTTGGCGTCTATTCATCTTAAGGGTAACCGGTAGTTGTTTGAATTATTAGTTTCTAACTATATATACTTGTAGGTGTGTTGTTTTATGGTGCATGCTTATGGGTTGGAATTATTGGATAAACATAACGACGAttcattttaaacttaattgaTAATGAAATGAGTAATTCCTAAACATTATGAGTTTggtttctccatttttttaatatgagaTCGTCAGTATGTTCTGAAGATGTTTTTTCAGTTTACCATTATTCTTAGGagtcaattttgtttttaaccaaatatttatttgaattttattgacTCTTTTACCAtgttagaaaagagaaatttccAACTCAAACTTAATTGCTAATAGTGGAATAAGTGACTTGTGTATATCATGAGATCTCCTCATCTTTTCAATGTAAGGTTCTGGATAGACATGCAAAGTTTAGGTTTAATAGTATATTTTATCACTTGATTTGTAGATATTTCGTTTGTGATGACAATATAgagatttcaaatatatacatgaacCTTATTTTGTTAGTATTTGAGGTGGAGGAGAGTTAACATTTTAACTTTACTTCTTGTTTGGttcaaaaagtttttaaatgaCTAACTGTGGCCCATGACTTATTAACATCAATTCTATGACTCCTTGTTAACTTGCATGATAGGTCCCTCTACCAAACAATGTATCAAACTAAACAACTCCGGACTAAACAATTTCACTCTATGTTCGATTatcataaattgttttaattactttCATCTTCACCTCTTTATGAATAGGTACTATTTTCCACAACTTTGACATTGATCCAACAGCAAACACCATGGCAAGTCAATTGGTTTGCTCTGACCCAGACTTATCACAAAGAATGATATTTCACACAAAAGATGTAATGGAAGTAACAAAGGGATTAAAAGATTATGAAGTAGTGTTCTTAGCAGCATTAGTTGGATTaggagaggaagaaaaaggaagagttTTAAAGCATTTGGGGAAACATATGGCAGCTGGTTCATATTTGATGCTAAGAAGTGCTCATGGAGCAAGAGCATTTTTGTACCCTGTTGTTGATATTTGTACTGTTGAAGCTTCTGGATTTGAGATTTTGTCTGTGTTCCATCCCACCGATGAAGTTATTAACTCTGTGGTTATTGCAAGGAAGAAAGTCATGTTCGATCAAAGCTCGGACGAGGACGAGGACGAGGACGAGAAGCAAGGTATTTTAGTCAATACTTCTTCTATTGTGTTGGCTGAGAAATGCTCTGGGTTTAATGGCTTTACTCCCATGATTGAAGAGCCACTTTCTTGAAGTTTTTATCGTTGTATTTGcatttgattttcattcaCCCTACTCTAAATCTATATGTTTCTATGGCAagttccttttttattttgtgtcgGTCCAAAGAGTttttaccttcttttctttacgTATAGATCAAattgttaaagtgagtttgACTCAGTGATATTGACATACACTCTATCTCTAGAGGCCAAAAGTTCAATTCTTCACCTCACACTTGTTGTACTcaacaaaaactataaatcaaatttgtttcaataaaatgagaaggaaaaagaattataacaTGTGTTTTTAGCGTAAAGGATTGAAAATTTCCAAGTTATTTACGTATGGTATTAGTGGGGTGATAATGTTTGTCGAAAATGAAATAGGAAATAcgaaaatagaaaatcatCACAAATATTATACGTTACTATGTCCAAATCCATACGAGATCCTCACGTTTGGTTGTTTCATACACCAGATAACAAGTTTAAGATATTTGGACAGAAACCATATGAATCTATCATGTTCATGGATTTCTTTTAGTcacaaagagagaaataacTGTACAAAGATAGATGTAATGGGTGATGCatccaatattatttttcttttaatttaatcaaactaGAGAGGAATTTGATTTGGATGGATTTGTTTGGGAAGTGTGTAACATAATATTGTAAAAGAGTATGAGATTTTGAAAGAGAGTaaaggtaaaagaaagaaaaacaaagagttGGTGTACCACACCAATTAATTGTAGTGGATATGTagatgtatgtatgtatatgatgGACTTGGACTTGTCTTTTGGCTCATTCTAAAACCTTATCTTCTACCATTTTTGGTTTCTACAACTTTTGCCTTTTCTTATTGAATCAATAAATTCATTGGAAGGAGTAACAAAGTAAGATGTTacacaaacaaaagaataacttcttttcttttctattattttttttcaatataataacATGTTTAATATAACTGCAAAAACGTCATTAATATACTATTATTGTTTAGGTATGACAAAGGCTAGATTATTATCATTtgtcagtgatagaatttaatatACACCGATAtcattatatttgaaaatatttgtatttaacattttttttctcgtttttttttcattcaaattattacattttacTTTATATTGTGGTACTCAAATGGTTATTCAACtcttgtaagaaaaaaaaagggattattgaatttttgttttggtggtaaaatatattaattttaatttcagtaataattaacttttgaaaactattttcaacCATAAAAGCTTTATCTTTAGAGAAAAactaaacattatttttttttcaattaaacatactcatcaaaatttgaattagagTGGTAATTAAGATAGTtacattttactatttaaatatctatgtgtttatgtttatgttgaaattttagaaaaaaaaagacttttaaaggatacatttttcttaagtataaatgtagtaaaatattacgataaattaacataaactattatttgttaaaatataaatttggaGAAATTTCAGGGCATTCTCGACTGAGTTTAATAAGCACTCGAGCAAGATTGCACCGCGAAACCACAAGATTCAGATTTTGCATACATTATGTGAGGAAATCAATGGCGAGATTATCTTGCAAAATGCATGTGAGACTCATCTAATCTTGAAACTCCTTCGACGAAGCTCGAGGCAAAGTGATAAATCTCGACCGAGATTTATCATCTGCATGGACCAAGATTCGCGAAAAAGTTAGATTCTTCCAAATAGTCCacaaaaaaactataatatattttaaagctTTTAAATATGTGGaaccttaattttaatttatttttcaactaattCAATATAACTTACTCATATTCAATGTCACATCAGCATCCTTATGTccttaaattaaagttaactCAACCGTTATTAGAAGTATTTAGGAACTTCAAACCTAAACGCCAAAAATGCATTTTacccaaatatatatatatatatatatttaagatttggagagaattagttaagatttgatattagattaaagaaaaatgagttgtattcaaaattgaaaaattgtcaTAAATGTAAGggttcaaattttctaaaaaaataattaagatttgaaaaattgaaaaaaaaatagttatctCTGATAGACTGATAAAAGATGAGgcctaaaaacaaaaccatcaAAGACAATGTATGAATCTGGGACGATATAGACAGATTTAAAAGGATCTAATGAAGTAGTATCATCATGTTAATAGGTTTGTAATTGCctgttttgaatttctttcattGCAAATAGAAAGGTTGAAGATTagattggattggattggattgaaCATATACGTTGTTGTATCATATGAATGgctgaaattttggtttagtctgcataaagaaagtaaaacatTATTTGCTATGAATACATGTAATGGCTTCTAGTAGTTTCTCTTTTCTGAGTGGTTTCCCTAAATGCACATCCATTCCAGCTTCAATTGTTTTTCCTGCTTCTTCTCCTGTTGTATGGGCTGTTAGTGCAATGATTGGAATGTGTGTGTTGTAATATCTCTCTACCTTCCTTATCTCTCTTGTTGCTTCATATCCATCCATTATTGGCATCTACCATATCGAAATTAGTATAACATAAGTTGTTATTGCAGGCAGGTAAAGACTTAATCAGTGGCATACATGTTCAAGTTGAAAgtaggaaacaaaaatgtagTTTTAACTGGGTTGGCGTTTGTTTTTCTAACAATTGCAGAAATGTATGTTGGGTTATAGTAATTCTTACCTCACAGTCCATTAGAATGTAATCGTAAGGAAGAGTATTTGAAGCACCATGTTTCCTTTGATTGCCTAAGCCATTGCAAACAAGCTCTAAAGCTTCCTTTCCATTTTCACATATCTCAGTAGTTGCGCCAAGTCTTTCGAGGTTCAATCTAGCTAGTTTTTGCAACACTAAATTGTCCTCAGCAACCAAGACTTTTTTGCCAGATAGAGGTTTTTCGCCACTCGAGTGTTTATATTTCTCTTCTCTAATTTCTTGGTGTAAACTTTTTTGTTCAACAATGGGTGAACTTCGAGTCTTTGATCCTATACATGAATGAATTTGATTCGTGGACAAATTCTTTGGGGAGGTCCCATTACTTGAGgttgtttctttttgtacTCTCGTTTCAATGTGGCCTCTAAAAATTGGTGAATTTCCTTCCTTGCTCTTACTTTGACATTGATACGGTGATGAACTTAGATCCTTAGAAACATTCCCACTCCAATATGATGTACTACTTTCTCCGGTTTCTAATGTGCCTCCAAACTCTGGAAGCAGTCTTATCACTTCATACAAACGAGAACCATGAAAAGGTCTAGATATGAAAACATCGTTCGACTTGTAAATGTTTGAGTCTATCCCCTTGTCGTTGC
Coding sequences:
- the LOC101203651 gene encoding probable nicotianamine synthase 4 — protein: MEFEQQQEALLLEKVCALYNQISSLSSLKPCKNVDTLFTQLVLTCSQHPPPPIGFDIASLSQPLRAMRAHLIQLCAQAEALLELHFSSLLASSFHHPISNLSIFPYYSNYLKLSLLEFDILRSHSRRIPDKVAFVGSGPLPLSSIVLASIHLKGTIFHNFDIDPTANTMASQLVCSDPDLSQRMIFHTKDVMEVTKGLKDYEVVFLAALVGLGEEEKGRVLKHLGKHMAAGSYLMLRSAHGARAFLYPVVDICTVEASGFEILSVFHPTDEVINSVVIARKKVMFDQSSDEDEDEDEKQGILVNTSSIVLAEKCSGFNGFTPMIEEPLS